A genomic window from Solanum stenotomum isolate F172 chromosome 10, ASM1918654v1, whole genome shotgun sequence includes:
- the LOC125841238 gene encoding rop guanine nucleotide exchange factor 14-like: MVIMRSRLACCTRDREISIDFDENQRITTYDGLESILNSRPYDNQSVTSRGDGGVTDSLDDDDSSSSSSNNVFGSFSSHWTTMKRDDQGSEEWDFSASPKHYYVKEKPAYTTQFSDLETMKEKFAKLLLGEDVTGGSKGVSTALALSNAITNLAASVFGELWKLEPLAEDGRRKWKREMEWLLSPTNHMIELVPAKRTGSNGQKLEIMVPKARADIHMNLPALQKLDSMLLEALDSMVNTEFWYTEVGSRAEGRSRSAGESKRWWLPSPQVPIAGLSDPERNKLLNQGKLVNQIYKAAKAINENVLSEMPVPTIIKEALPKSGRTSLGEDLYRILNAESTSVEDMLNFLNVRSEHNALEAVNRLEAAILAWKEKVADHVCGKSPARTSWSFKKDPISELDKIEVLSSRAEALLQQLMNKYPNLPQTFLNVTKIQYGKDIGCSILEAYSRVLLNLAFSILTRIGEILQEDILSNPNSPAASCHLPGIRIAGLTDSPMASRVRHSLIDQMNKTDGRCCDSRRTNASDIDIEFAESRLSSVTATPSRRVWCIGREACRSMSAANSP; this comes from the exons ATGGTAATCATGAGGAGTAGACTTGCCTGCTGTACAAGAGATAGAGAGATCAGCATTGACTTTGATGAAAATCAGA GAATTACAACATATGATGGccttgaaagtattttgaacAGTCGGCCGTATGACAATCAAAGTGTCACTAGCAGAGGTGATGGAGGTGTTACAGATTCCTTGGATGATGATGACTCAAGCAGCAGTTCTAGCAATAATGTTTTTGGATCTTTCTCGTCTCACTGGACAACAATGAAGAGGGATGATCAGGGATCTGAGGAGTGGGATTTCTCAGCAAGCCCAAAACATTACTATGTAAAAGAAAAACCGGCTTATACAACCCAGTTTTCCGATTTGGAaacaatgaaagaaaaattTGCAAAGTTGTTGCTGGGGGAGGATGTGACTGGAGGAAGCAAGGGGGTTTCCACTGCATTAGCACTGTCAAATGCCATTACAAATCTTGCAG CATCAGTGTTTGGGGAACTTTGGAAATTGGAGCCACTTGCAGAGGATGGGAGGAGGAAATGGAAGAGAGAAATGGAGTGGTTGCTCTCTCCTACGAACCATATGATTGAGTTGGTTCCTGCTAAACGAACTGGTTCTAATGGCCAGAAATTGGAG ATCATGGTTCCAAAAGCTCGTGCAGACATCCATATGAATCTTCCAGCACTTCAGAAGTTGGACTCCATGCTTCTT GAAGCTCTGGATTCAATGGTTAATACTGAGTTTTGGTATACGGAAGTGGGTAGCCGAGCAGAAGGAAGAAGTAGAAGTGCTGGGGAGAGCAAAAGGTGGTGGCTTCCGTCACCCCAGGTACCCATAGCTGGGCTCTCTGACCCTGAAAGAAACAAATTGTTGAATCAGGGTAAGTTGGTGAATCAAATATACAAGGCAGCTAAAGCTATCAACGAAAATGTTTTGTCTGAAATGCCTGTTCCAACAATCATTAAAGAAGCACTTCCAAAG TCTGGCAGGACAAGTCTTGGGGAGGACCTTTATAGGATCCTGAATGCAGAATCAACATCTGTGGAGGATATGCTCAATTTCCTTAACGTAAGATCTGAACACAATGCCCTTGAAGCTGTTAACAGGTTGGAGGCTGCAATACTTGCATGGAAAGAGAAAGTAGCTGACCATGTCTGTGGAAAATCTCCAGCTCGAACATCTTGGTCTTTCAAAAAAGATCCAATATCTGAACTGGACAAGATTGAGGTGTTATCGAGCAGAGCAGAAGCTCTTCTGCAGCAACTCATGAATAAATACCCAAACCTTCCTCAGACATTCCTCAATGTGACAAAGATCCAGTATGGCAAG GATATCGGGTGTTCAATTCTTGAAGCATACTCTCGTGTTCTGTTGAActtggcattcagcatcctGACTAGGATAGGAGAGATTCTGCAAGAAGACATTTTGAGCAATCCCAATTCTCCCGCGGCTTCATGCCACCTTCCTGGCATAAGAATTGCAGGATTGACAGATAGTCCCATGGCTAGTCGTGTGAGGCACTCGTTGATTGATCAGATGAATAAAACAGATGGACGTTGTTGTGATTCTCGTCGTACCAATGCTTCTGATATAGATATTGAGTTTGCTGAATCAAGATTAAGTTCAGTAACTGCAACTCCAAGCCGAAGAGTGTGGTGCATAGGCAGAGAAGCTTGTCGCAGCATGTCTGCTGCAAACTCACCTTGA
- the LOC125843092 gene encoding transcription factor bHLH52-like, with protein sequence MASVSYYSASKLEPNVEEFNSEEMQHLLFDFNYDDGHTFSDENQDCYFDPDEFILPVEMNNNSCFMPEYSVFEKQQEVVQDDIMNNNSCFIPNYSVFESTPKRQKVFDFLPNSTIITPATHNSSFMPEYSVYEKQQKVFQDNCQSLFNEGFVPNPPMFEDFASYLLPEIPMPVFSSNNAGVVAKKGGSNNNNEKKMSAQSIAARQRRKKISDKTQELGKLIPGGHRMNTAEMLQATFKYIKLLQAQAGLLAFMGSYQESFETSNLQKLVGSSLIQEKLYSSEHCLVPKVFLEALENNQEFQNSQVLEEIKTLIK encoded by the exons ATGGCTAGTGTTAGCTACTATTCTGCTTCTAAATTGGAACCAAATGTTGAAGAATTCAATTCAGAAGAAATGCAGCACCTTCTCTTTGATTTCAACTATGATGATGGTCACACCTTTTCTGATGAAAATCAAGATTGTTATTTTGATCCAGACGAGTTTATTTTACCTGTCGAAATGAATAACAATTCTTGTTTCATGCCAGAGTACTCTGTTTTTGAGAAACAACAAGAGGTCGTTCAAGATGACATAATGAATAACAATTCTTGTTTCATTCCAAACTACTCTGTTTTTGAGAGCACCCCAAAACGTCAAAAGGTTTTTGACTTCCTTCCAAATAGTACTATAATAACCCCGGCCACTCACAATTCATCATTCATGCCAGAGTACTCTGTTTATGAGAAACAACAAAAGGTCTTTCAAGACAACTGTCAAAGTTTGTTCAATGAGGGGTTTGTGCCAAATCCTCCAATGTTTGAGGATTTTGCCTCGTATTTGCTTCCAGAAATTCCTATGCCTGTTTTTAGCAGCAATAATGCTGGAGTTGTCGCGAAGAAAGGcggtagtaataataataatgagaagAAGATGTCAGCACAGAGTATCGCGGCGAGGCAAAGGAGGAAGAAGATTAGCGATAAGACACAAGAATTGGGTAAATTGATACCTGGTGGACACAGGATGAATACTGCTGAAATGCTTCAAGCTACTTTCAAGTATATTAAGTTGTTGCAAGCACAAGCTGGACTTCTTGCATTCATGGGATCATATCAG GAATCATTTGAAACATCAAATTTGCAGAAACTTGTTGGATCTTCCTTGATTCAAGAAAAGTTGTATTCAAGTGAACATTGCTTGGTTCCAAAAGTGTTCCTTGAAGCACTAGAAAATAatcaagaattccaaaattcacAAGTCCTTGAGGAAATCAAAACTTTGATCAAATGA
- the LOC125841243 gene encoding uncharacterized protein LOC125841243, protein MASTSAAYMATTTFTSNILEIKQNPFFLNTFPYLFRPFSPRNLKNPKFFKFPKMTLSNDYMGIGSFNSTRINYNTPTTGKFYKRMDSCLVIPPPKGIKPKAIIKFVGGAFIGAVPEVTYSYLLENLAREGYLIICVPYNVTFDHAQVTRQVFDRFHACFDSILASGLPDSGLSAADIVDLPLYSVGHSNGALIQALVGSYFCEKIPKANVIISYNNRPASEAVPYFEQLGLLVGQMVPVISPAYSMAQSASGDALRVLLDTAGTIIPDYDPETVVSLTKFADQLPSVFGELAQGISEFKPTPSENLECFKNAYNVKRTLLVKFDNDAIDETDRLEETLKPRVESFGGKVDKIALTGNHITPCVQEPKWRVGTVYTPADAIAQVVKTLSINDTKGLCTTIANWFSCLEE, encoded by the exons ATGGCTTCTACTTCTGCAGCTTACATGGCGACCACTACTTTCACTTCTAATATTCTTGAAATCAAACAAAACCCCTTTTTCCTAAATACTTTTCCATATTTATTCCGCCCCTTTTCTCCCAGAAATCTCAAAAACCCAAAGTTCTTCAAGTTTCCTAAAATGACACTCTCAAATGACTATATGGGAATAGGTAGTTTCAACTCCACAAGAATCAATTACAATACTCCCACTACTGGTAAGTTTTACAAAAGGATGGATTCTTGTTTGGTTATTCCTCCACCAAAGGGTATAAAACCCAAAGCTATTATCAAATTTGTGGGTGGTGCTTTTATTGGAGCTGTTCCTGAAGTTACTTACAG TTATTTACTGGAGAATTTGGCGAGAGAAGGGTATCTGATAATTTGTGTGCCTTATAATGTGACATTTGATCATGCCCAAGTCACAAGACAAGTTTTTGATAGATTTCATGCTTGTTTTGATTCAATTTTAGCATCAGGGTTGCCTGATTCTGGTCTTTCTGCTGCTGACATTGTTGATTTGCCACTCTATTCAGTTGGCCACAG TAATGGTGCTCTTATTCAAGCGCTCGTAGGAAGTTATTTTTGTGAGAAGATACCTAAG GCTAATGTTATAATATCATACAACAATAGGCCAGCGTCAGAGGCAGTGCCATATTTTGAGCAG TTGGGTCTTCTTGTTGGCCAGATGGTGCCTGTTATATCTCCAGCGTATTCAATGGCTCAATCGGCTTCAG GAGATGCGTTGAGGGTGTTGCTTGATACTGCTGGAACAATCATCCCCGACTATGATCCAGAAACAGTTGTTTCATTGACTAAATTTGCTGATCAGTTGCCTTCAGTATTTGGCGAG CTTGCTCAAGGGATATCAGAGTTCAAGCCAACACCTTCAGAAAATCTTGAGTGTTTCAAAAATGCGTACAATGTCAAGCGTACACTGCTG GTGAAATTTGACAATGACGCAATTGATGAGACAGATCGGCTTGAAGAGACACTAAAGCCTCGTGTAGAATCTTTTGGTGGAAAAGTGGACAAAATTGCATTAACCGGGAACCACATCACACCATGTGTACAG GAACCAAAATGGCGAGTAGGAACTGTATACACTCCAGCAGATGCTATTGCTCAAGTGGTTAAGACTCTTTCAATAAATGACACAAAAGGCCTATGTACAACCATTGCCAACTGGTTCAGTTGTCTGGAGGAGTAA